TGCGGCGGTGAACAGGTAGCCGGTCGCGAGCCATTGGAGTGCGCGGGTACGCAACACCGCAAACTGCGACAGCAGCAGCACGGCCGTGACGATGTCGCTGACAGCGAGGGCGGATTGATAACTCGCTACGAAGGCCGGGACCGGCAGCAGCGGGATACCCGCGAAAGGAACGGCCAGCGCGAACAGGACCGAGGACACGCCGACGATCCACAATGCTGCCCTGCGGTCGGTCGAGGTGGCCGGCAGGGTCGAAAGGAATGTGCTTCGGTCTATCGTTGTGGGCACGTCCACCTCTCGTCGACCGGTCTTCGCCATCTTCGCCGACTTCATCCGGAGTCCCGCAGCCTTGCTCCATGGTAGCGGGTTCTGGGCTCGAATCCCGAGCCGTTGCGACCGCGACTCAACCGAAGGTTAGAGCTTACTTAATTGGGATGGGAACAAGGAATAGGCAGCGGGTAAGATGCGCTTTACTGAACGGTGTCATAATGCCCCTCCGCTGCGGCGGGTTCCAGGTTTAAAATCAGACGATTTCGATCTTGCTATCGGGAGTTGGTCCCCATGCCCCGCGTTCTCATCATCGACGACCAGAAGGACGTCCGCGCGATGATCGCGATCGTGCTGCGGGTCAATCGTTTCGAGGTCGTGGAGGCGGAGAGCGGCGCTGCGGGGCTGAAAGCCTTTGCGGACGAGCCGTTCGACGCGGCGATCGTCGACATCTTCCTTGGTGACACCAGTGGCGTCGACGTCATCGCGACCCTGCGCGAGCGTGCGCCTGGACTCCCCGTCATAGCGGTATCCGGGATGACGGCACTCGACTTCATGGAACAGGCGCCCCACCTCGCCAACGTGGTCTGCCTGCAAAAGCCGTTTCGGCCGAACGATCTGCTGCAAGCGCTGCGCAAGGCCCAGGCCGGCGCCGGCGGCGAGCTGCCCGCGGCCGTCTGAACTCGCCGCAAGAAGAAGCGCCCCGGGGAGAGCCGGGGCGCGGTCATGATCGGCATGGTGGCCTTGAGGCCTGGCAAGCGCGCTTAGGTGCCGTTGCCGCGGACTTCGGCGTAGCCGCCCTTGGCGTCCCATTTGTAGACGACGTAGTCGATCTGCTTGATGTCGCCCTTGGCGTCATACTCGATCGGGCCGATCACGGTGTCCCACTTGCCGGCCTTCATCGCCTCCATGACCTTCTTGGCGTCGGTGGTGCCGGCCTTCTTGGCAGCCTGCGACCACACCTGCATCGCCGCGTAGGTGTAGAGCGTATAGCCTTCGGGGTCGATGTTCTTGGCCTTGAAGGCGTCGACGATCTTCTTGGCGGTCGGCTTGTTGCGCGGATCGGGGCCGAAGGTGAACAGGGTGCCTTCGCCGGCGGGGCCGGTGATGGAGGCGTACTCCTTGTCGGCGAGCGCGTCGCCGGCCATCAGCACCGTCTTGAGGCCCTGGTCGCGCATCTGGCGCAGGATCAGGCCGCTCTCCTGATGATAGCCGCCGACATAGACGAGGTCGATATTGTCGCGCTTCAGGCGCGAGACGATCGCGTTGAAGTCCTTGTCGCCCTTGTTATAGGACTCGTACATCTTCTCGGTGATGCCGGCCTTGTTGAGCGCCTTCTTGGTCTCGTCGGCAAGACCCTTGCCGTAGGTGGTCTTGTCGTTGAGGATGGCGATGTTCTTGCCCTTGTAGTTCTTGGCGATGTACTGCGCCGCGATCAGGCCCTGCTGATCGTCGCGGCCGCAGACGCGCGCCACGTTCCAGAGCTTGCGCTCTGTGAACAGCGGATTGGTCGAGGCCGGGGTGATCTGCAGCACGTTGCCGTCGGCATAGGCTTCCGAGGCCGGGATCGACGACGAGGAGCAATAATGTCCGGCGACGAAAGGCATCTTGGCGCTGGCGATCTTCTCGGCGACCGAGCGTGCCTGCTTCGGATCGCAGGCATCGTCCTCGACGGAGAGCGCGAGCTTCTTGCCGTTGACGCCGCCGGCGGCGTTGATATCGGCGACGGCCATCTCGGCGCCGTTCTTCATCTGGCGGCCGAAGGCGGACTCGCCGCCGGTCATCGGGCCTGCGACTGCGACGGTGACATCCTGCGCGAATGCCGCGCTCGACAGCGCGAGCGATGCGCCGAATGCCAGTCCGATGAGCTTCAGTGATTTCATGAGATACCTCGCGGGTGGTCGCCTGTGGAAGTTGCCGGGCCTGCCCGGTCCAAACCGGCGCCATTCTTGAATGAATTCGAGGAGAAGTCACCGGCAAAATACGGGCATGTGTGGAGATATCTCGCCACATTCCGCCGCACGCGATCCGCTTTCTGGCCCGGTCAGCCGTGCCGGCCGCCTTCGAGGTAGGCGGCGCGGATTTCGGGGCGCTGCAGCAACTCGGCGCCGGTGCCCGCCAGCGTGATCAGGCCATTGACCATGACATAGCCGCGATGGGCGAGCTTGAGCGCGTGGTTGGCGTTCTGCTCGACGATCAGCACGGTCAGGGCGTCCTGCCGGTTCAGGGTGCGGATCGCGTCGAAAATCTGGCGGGCGATCAGCGGCGCGAGCCCGAGCGAGGGCTCGTCGAGCAGGAGCAGGCGGGGGCGGCTCATCAAGGCGCGGCCGATCGCCAGCATCTGCTGCTCGCCGCCGGACAGGGTTCCGCCGCGCTGGGCGTAACGTTCCTTCAGCCGCGGGAACAGCGTGAAGACGCGTTGCAGCGTCGCCTCGCGTTCCGCGTCGGTGCATCCGGTGGCGTCCGCGCCCATCTGGAGGTTCTCGGCGACACTCATGCGCGGGAAGATGCGGCGGCCTTCCGGCGACTGCGCGATGCGCAAATGCGCAATTTCGTGGGTGGGAACGCCGGTGATGTCGCGGCCTTCGTACAGGATCTGCCCCGAGCGGGCGCGTGGCTTGCCGAAGATCGTCATCATCAGCGTCGACTTGCCGGCCCCGTTGGCGCCGATCAGCGCCACGATCTCGCCGGCGTTGATCTCGACATCGACGCCCTTCAGCGCCTCGATCTTGCCGTAGGCTGCACGCAGGCCCCGGATCGCGAGCAGGGGAGTGGGCGACGTCACGACCCGCTCTCCATCACCGCCGCCGCCTCGTCCTCGTCGGTGCCGAGATAGGCGGCGATCACCTTGGGATCGTCGCGGACCTCGCGGGGCGAGCCTTCGGCGATCTTGACGCCGTGATCCA
This is a stretch of genomic DNA from Bradyrhizobium sp. CB2312. It encodes these proteins:
- a CDS encoding ABC transporter ATP-binding protein — encoded protein: MTSPTPLLAIRGLRAAYGKIEALKGVDVEINAGEIVALIGANGAGKSTLMMTIFGKPRARSGQILYEGRDITGVPTHEIAHLRIAQSPEGRRIFPRMSVAENLQMGADATGCTDAEREATLQRVFTLFPRLKERYAQRGGTLSGGEQQMLAIGRALMSRPRLLLLDEPSLGLAPLIARQIFDAIRTLNRQDALTVLIVEQNANHALKLAHRGYVMVNGLITLAGTGAELLQRPEIRAAYLEGGRHG
- a CDS encoding response regulator, translated to MPRVLIIDDQKDVRAMIAIVLRVNRFEVVEAESGAAGLKAFADEPFDAAIVDIFLGDTSGVDVIATLRERAPGLPVIAVSGMTALDFMEQAPHLANVVCLQKPFRPNDLLQALRKAQAGAGGELPAAV
- a CDS encoding branched-chain amino acid ABC transporter substrate-binding protein, producing the protein MKSLKLIGLAFGASLALSSAAFAQDVTVAVAGPMTGGESAFGRQMKNGAEMAVADINAAGGVNGKKLALSVEDDACDPKQARSVAEKIASAKMPFVAGHYCSSSSIPASEAYADGNVLQITPASTNPLFTERKLWNVARVCGRDDQQGLIAAQYIAKNYKGKNIAILNDKTTYGKGLADETKKALNKAGITEKMYESYNKGDKDFNAIVSRLKRDNIDLVYVGGYHQESGLILRQMRDQGLKTVLMAGDALADKEYASITGPAGEGTLFTFGPDPRNKPTAKKIVDAFKAKNIDPEGYTLYTYAAMQVWSQAAKKAGTTDAKKVMEAMKAGKWDTVIGPIEYDAKGDIKQIDYVVYKWDAKGGYAEVRGNGT